A region from the Malus domestica chromosome 07, GDT2T_hap1 genome encodes:
- the LOC103420538 gene encoding PH, RCC1 and FYVE domains-containing protein 1-like isoform X2 yields MHLGDNSLFVSTLPFTWIVQAITSLKKGAQLLKYGRRGKPKFCPFRLSNDESVLIWYSGKEEKYLKLSQVSRIVPGQRTQTFQRYPRPEKEYQSFSLICDDRSLDLICKDKDEAEVWFTGLKALISRGLHQKGRPESRSGITSEANSPRSHTQQSSPLSSPFCSGDSSQKDGVEPFHLHAAFESPPKIGLEKALSDVMLYALPPKIPFPSDAACGSVPSPGGSDGMNGRTKGAGVDAFRVSLSSAVSSSSQGSGHDEVDALGDVFIWGEGVGDCFLGGGSHRVESSSSCKMDSFVPKVLESAVVLDVQSIACGGQHAAFVTKQGEVFSWGAELGGRLGHGVDADVSHPKLIDALKNMNIEFLACGEYHSCAVTLSGDMYTWGGSTSNFALLGHGFQSSQWVPKKLNGPLEGIHVSSVSCGPWHTAVVTSAGQLFTFGDGTFGVLGHGDRKSISVPREVDSLKGLRTVRVACGVWHTAAVIEVMVGSSSSSNCSSGKLFTWGDGDKGRLGHGDKEARLVPTCVASLVEPNFCKVACGQSLTVALTTTGHVYTMGSPVFGQLGVPKADGKLPRRVEGKLMKSFVEEIACGANHVAVLTSRTEVYTWGKGANGRLGLGDTEDKFSPTLVEALKDKQVKSIVCGTNFTAAICLHKWLSVIDQSMCSGCRLPFNFKRKRHNCYNCGLVLCHSCSSKKCLKASMAPNPNKPYRVCDNCFAKLRKATETNSSSGSAISRRGSMNQGFNELIQNNFIEMESGSSKRNKKMDFSSNCVIPIANGVSERRALNGTRSFNPVFGSSKKFFSASLPGSRIASRATSPTLRRSSPPRSTTPTPALSGLTLPKVGDDAKRKNVSLSEEVLKLKAQVEDLTRKAQLREIEMEKTGQQLKEALKVAGEETVKCKAAKEVIKSLTAQLKEMAERLPIGTARNMDTRPLDSSSPTREVSTTAVEKTSSTLNFSEPYSIVSSSEIISDVPQATSNHTEVAHSEATARHKNRGAKAETAQGDEWVEQDEPGVYITLVSLPGGVKDLKRVRFSRKRFSEKQAEQWWAANKGRVYQQYNVPVVEKSSIPTGREGLAH; encoded by the exons ATGCACTTGGGAGACAACTCACTGTTTGTGTCTACATTGCCGTTTACATGGATTGTG CAGGCCATCACTTCTCTGAAAAAAGGGGCACAATTGCTCAAGTATGGACGCAGaggaaaacccaaattttgtcCTTTCAGGCTTTCCAAT GATGAATCTGTTCTAATATGGTACTCAGGAAAAGAGGAGAAATATCTTAAACTAAGCCAAGTCTCGAGAATTGTACCTGGTCAGCGCACT CAAACCTTTCAGAGGTATCCTCGGCCTGAAAAGGAATATCAGTCATTTTCTCTTATATGTGATGATAGGTCTTTGGATTTG ATATGCAAGGATAAAGATGAAGCTGAAGTTTGGTTTACTGGTCTAAAAGCATTAATATCACGTGGCCTTCATCAGAAGGGAAGACCAGAATCAAGAAGTGGAATTACATCTGAGGCAAACAGTCCGAGATCACACACCCAACAAAGTTCTCCATTGAGCTCTCCATTTTGTAGTGGTGATAGTTCGCAGAAG GATGGCGTGGAACCGTTTCATCTTCATGCTGCATTTGAAAGCCCTCCTAAAATTGGTTTAGAGAAGGCTTTATCGGATGTCATGTTATATGCCCTGCCTCCAAAAATCCCCTTCCCTTCAGATGCTGCTTGTGGCTCTGTTCCGTCCCCGGGAGGCTCAGATGGAATGAATGGACGAACAAAGGGTGCAGGTGTGGATGCGTTTAGAGTAAGTTTATCAAGTGCTGTTAGCTCATCAAGTCAAGGCTCTGGTCATGATGAAGTTGATGCTTTAGGGGATGTTTTCATTTGGGGGGAAGGCGTTGGTGATTGCTTTCTGGGTGGAGGATCACATAGAGTTGAAAGTTCTTCTAGTTGTAAGATGGATTCTTTTGTGCCTAAAGTCTTGGAATCTGCTGTAGTACTTGATGTTCAAAGCATAGCTTGTGGTGGACAGCATGCTGCTTTCGTAACCAAACAAGGAGAGGTATTTTCTTGGGGTGCAGAATTAGGAGGCAGACTTGGACATGGTGTGGATGCTGATGTTTCACATCCAAAACTGATAGATGCTCTGAAAAATATGAATATTGAATTTTTAGCATGTGGGGAATACCATTCTTGTGCTGTCACACTTTCCGGCGACATGTACACATGGGGTGGCAGTACTTCCAATTTTGCGCTCCTTGGTCATGGGTTTCAATCAAGTCAATGGGTCCCAAAAAAGCTAAATGGACCTTTAGAGGGAATTCATGTCTCATCAGTTTCATGTGGACCGTGGCACACAGCTGTTGTGACCTCTGCTGGGCAATTGTTTACTTTTGGGGATGGCACATTTGGTGTTCTAGGTCATGGGGACCGAAAGAGCATTTCAGTGCCCAGGGAGGTTGATTCCCTTAAAGGTCTCCGTACTGTGCGAGTAGCTTGTGGTGTTTGGCACACTGCAGCAGTAATTGAAGTTATGGTGGGGTCATCAAGTTCCAGCAATTGCTCTTCTGGAAAGCTTTTTACATGGGGAGATGGAGATAAAGGTCGACTTGGACATGGTGACAAGGAAGCAAGACTTGTGCCCACTTGTGTTGCTTCTTTGGTTGAACCCAACTTTTGTAAAGTTGCCTGTGGACAAAGCCTGACTGTTGCACTTACAACTACGGGCCATGTTTACACCATGGGAAGCCCTGTTTTTGGTCAATTAGGGGTCCCTAAAGCTGACGGGAAACTTCCAAGACGTGTTGAGGGAAAGCTAATGAAGAGTTTTGTTGAAGAAATTGCTTGTGGTGCTAATCATGTTGCAGTTTTAACTTCAAGAACTGAGGTTTACACTTGGGGAAAGGGTGCAAATGGTCGATTAGGTCTTGGGGATACAGAAGATAAATTTTCACCAACATTAGTTGAAGCTTTAAAAGATAAACAAGTCAAGAGTATTGTCTGTGGCACTAACTTTACTGCTGCTATCTGTCTTCACAAATGGCTCTCTGTTATTGATCAGTCAATGTGTTCTGGCTGTCGCCTTccatttaattttaaaagaaaaagacacAATTGTTATAATTGTGGACTTGTGTTATGCCATTCATGCAGCAGCAAAAAGTGTCTCAAGGCTTCCATGGCACCAAacccaaacaaaccttatcgtGTCTGTGATAATTGTTTTGCAAAACTTCGGAAAGCCACTGAAACCAACTCTTCATCTGGGTCTGCTATTAGTAGAAGAGGAAGTATGAATCAGGGATTCAACGAACTGATTCAAAACAATTTTATAGAAATGGAAAGTGGATCTTccaaaagaaacaagaaaatggATTTCAGCAGCAATTGTGTTATTCCCATAGCAAATGGAGTTTCTGAGCGTCGAGCACTCAATGGGACTAGATCCTTCAACCCAGTTTTTGGATCATCCAAAAAGTTCTTCTCAGCTTCGCTTCCTGGCTCCAGAATTGCATCTCGAGCAACATCACCAACATTGAGACGGTCTAGTCCACCTCGTTCCACAACACCAACCCCAGCTCTTTCGGGGCTTACTCTTCCAAAAGTTGGGGATGATGCTAAAAGGAAAAATGTCAGTCTGAGTGAAGAAGTTCTAAAATTAAAAGCTCAG GTTGAAGATCTTACTCGTAAAGCTCAACTTCGAGAAATTGAGATGGAAAAAACTGGCCAACAGTTGAAGGAGGCTCTGAAAGTAGCAGGGGAAGAAACCGTTAAATGCAAAGCAGCAAAGGAAGTAATTAAGTCGCTCACAGCCCAA TTAAAGGAAATGGCTGAAAGGTTACCAATTGGAACAGCAAGAAACATGGATACTCGTCCATTAGACTCTTCCAGTCCCACTCGTGAAGTTTCTACTACAGCCGTTGAGAAAACAAGCAGTACATTGAATTTCTCAGAACCATATTCAATTGTATCGAGCAGTGAGATAATTTCTGATGTGCCACAGGCCACTTCGAATCACACTGAAGTGGCACATTCAGAAGCAACAGCTAGGCATAAAAACAGAGGAGCAAAAGCTGAAACAGCACAAGGGGATGAATGGGTTGAGCAAGATGAGCCTGGTGTATATATTACCCTAGTTTCCTTGCCTGGAGGTGTCAAAGATCTCAAGCGTGTTCGCTTCAG TCGAAAGCGGTTCAGCGAGAAACAAGCAGAGCAGTGGTGGGCGGCAAATAAGGGTAGAGTATATCAGCAGTACAATGTTCCGGTGGTTGAAAAATCCAGTATTCCGACGGGGAGAGAAGGGTTAGCTCATTGA
- the LOC103420538 gene encoding PH, RCC1 and FYVE domains-containing protein 1-like isoform X1, giving the protein MLRMDRMTADQAKAGPLERDIDLAITSLKKGAQLLKYGRRGKPKFCPFRLSNDESVLIWYSGKEEKYLKLSQVSRIVPGQRTQTFQRYPRPEKEYQSFSLICDDRSLDLICKDKDEAEVWFTGLKALISRGLHQKGRPESRSGITSEANSPRSHTQQSSPLSSPFCSGDSSQKDGVEPFHLHAAFESPPKIGLEKALSDVMLYALPPKIPFPSDAACGSVPSPGGSDGMNGRTKGAGVDAFRVSLSSAVSSSSQGSGHDEVDALGDVFIWGEGVGDCFLGGGSHRVESSSSCKMDSFVPKVLESAVVLDVQSIACGGQHAAFVTKQGEVFSWGAELGGRLGHGVDADVSHPKLIDALKNMNIEFLACGEYHSCAVTLSGDMYTWGGSTSNFALLGHGFQSSQWVPKKLNGPLEGIHVSSVSCGPWHTAVVTSAGQLFTFGDGTFGVLGHGDRKSISVPREVDSLKGLRTVRVACGVWHTAAVIEVMVGSSSSSNCSSGKLFTWGDGDKGRLGHGDKEARLVPTCVASLVEPNFCKVACGQSLTVALTTTGHVYTMGSPVFGQLGVPKADGKLPRRVEGKLMKSFVEEIACGANHVAVLTSRTEVYTWGKGANGRLGLGDTEDKFSPTLVEALKDKQVKSIVCGTNFTAAICLHKWLSVIDQSMCSGCRLPFNFKRKRHNCYNCGLVLCHSCSSKKCLKASMAPNPNKPYRVCDNCFAKLRKATETNSSSGSAISRRGSMNQGFNELIQNNFIEMESGSSKRNKKMDFSSNCVIPIANGVSERRALNGTRSFNPVFGSSKKFFSASLPGSRIASRATSPTLRRSSPPRSTTPTPALSGLTLPKVGDDAKRKNVSLSEEVLKLKAQVEDLTRKAQLREIEMEKTGQQLKEALKVAGEETVKCKAAKEVIKSLTAQLKEMAERLPIGTARNMDTRPLDSSSPTREVSTTAVEKTSSTLNFSEPYSIVSSSEIISDVPQATSNHTEVAHSEATARHKNRGAKAETAQGDEWVEQDEPGVYITLVSLPGGVKDLKRVRFSRKRFSEKQAEQWWAANKGRVYQQYNVPVVEKSSIPTGREGLAH; this is encoded by the exons ATGCTGCGTATGGACAGGATGACTGCGGATCAGGCAAAGGCGGGCCCACTCGAAAGGGACATTGACTTG GCCATCACTTCTCTGAAAAAAGGGGCACAATTGCTCAAGTATGGACGCAGaggaaaacccaaattttgtcCTTTCAGGCTTTCCAAT GATGAATCTGTTCTAATATGGTACTCAGGAAAAGAGGAGAAATATCTTAAACTAAGCCAAGTCTCGAGAATTGTACCTGGTCAGCGCACT CAAACCTTTCAGAGGTATCCTCGGCCTGAAAAGGAATATCAGTCATTTTCTCTTATATGTGATGATAGGTCTTTGGATTTG ATATGCAAGGATAAAGATGAAGCTGAAGTTTGGTTTACTGGTCTAAAAGCATTAATATCACGTGGCCTTCATCAGAAGGGAAGACCAGAATCAAGAAGTGGAATTACATCTGAGGCAAACAGTCCGAGATCACACACCCAACAAAGTTCTCCATTGAGCTCTCCATTTTGTAGTGGTGATAGTTCGCAGAAG GATGGCGTGGAACCGTTTCATCTTCATGCTGCATTTGAAAGCCCTCCTAAAATTGGTTTAGAGAAGGCTTTATCGGATGTCATGTTATATGCCCTGCCTCCAAAAATCCCCTTCCCTTCAGATGCTGCTTGTGGCTCTGTTCCGTCCCCGGGAGGCTCAGATGGAATGAATGGACGAACAAAGGGTGCAGGTGTGGATGCGTTTAGAGTAAGTTTATCAAGTGCTGTTAGCTCATCAAGTCAAGGCTCTGGTCATGATGAAGTTGATGCTTTAGGGGATGTTTTCATTTGGGGGGAAGGCGTTGGTGATTGCTTTCTGGGTGGAGGATCACATAGAGTTGAAAGTTCTTCTAGTTGTAAGATGGATTCTTTTGTGCCTAAAGTCTTGGAATCTGCTGTAGTACTTGATGTTCAAAGCATAGCTTGTGGTGGACAGCATGCTGCTTTCGTAACCAAACAAGGAGAGGTATTTTCTTGGGGTGCAGAATTAGGAGGCAGACTTGGACATGGTGTGGATGCTGATGTTTCACATCCAAAACTGATAGATGCTCTGAAAAATATGAATATTGAATTTTTAGCATGTGGGGAATACCATTCTTGTGCTGTCACACTTTCCGGCGACATGTACACATGGGGTGGCAGTACTTCCAATTTTGCGCTCCTTGGTCATGGGTTTCAATCAAGTCAATGGGTCCCAAAAAAGCTAAATGGACCTTTAGAGGGAATTCATGTCTCATCAGTTTCATGTGGACCGTGGCACACAGCTGTTGTGACCTCTGCTGGGCAATTGTTTACTTTTGGGGATGGCACATTTGGTGTTCTAGGTCATGGGGACCGAAAGAGCATTTCAGTGCCCAGGGAGGTTGATTCCCTTAAAGGTCTCCGTACTGTGCGAGTAGCTTGTGGTGTTTGGCACACTGCAGCAGTAATTGAAGTTATGGTGGGGTCATCAAGTTCCAGCAATTGCTCTTCTGGAAAGCTTTTTACATGGGGAGATGGAGATAAAGGTCGACTTGGACATGGTGACAAGGAAGCAAGACTTGTGCCCACTTGTGTTGCTTCTTTGGTTGAACCCAACTTTTGTAAAGTTGCCTGTGGACAAAGCCTGACTGTTGCACTTACAACTACGGGCCATGTTTACACCATGGGAAGCCCTGTTTTTGGTCAATTAGGGGTCCCTAAAGCTGACGGGAAACTTCCAAGACGTGTTGAGGGAAAGCTAATGAAGAGTTTTGTTGAAGAAATTGCTTGTGGTGCTAATCATGTTGCAGTTTTAACTTCAAGAACTGAGGTTTACACTTGGGGAAAGGGTGCAAATGGTCGATTAGGTCTTGGGGATACAGAAGATAAATTTTCACCAACATTAGTTGAAGCTTTAAAAGATAAACAAGTCAAGAGTATTGTCTGTGGCACTAACTTTACTGCTGCTATCTGTCTTCACAAATGGCTCTCTGTTATTGATCAGTCAATGTGTTCTGGCTGTCGCCTTccatttaattttaaaagaaaaagacacAATTGTTATAATTGTGGACTTGTGTTATGCCATTCATGCAGCAGCAAAAAGTGTCTCAAGGCTTCCATGGCACCAAacccaaacaaaccttatcgtGTCTGTGATAATTGTTTTGCAAAACTTCGGAAAGCCACTGAAACCAACTCTTCATCTGGGTCTGCTATTAGTAGAAGAGGAAGTATGAATCAGGGATTCAACGAACTGATTCAAAACAATTTTATAGAAATGGAAAGTGGATCTTccaaaagaaacaagaaaatggATTTCAGCAGCAATTGTGTTATTCCCATAGCAAATGGAGTTTCTGAGCGTCGAGCACTCAATGGGACTAGATCCTTCAACCCAGTTTTTGGATCATCCAAAAAGTTCTTCTCAGCTTCGCTTCCTGGCTCCAGAATTGCATCTCGAGCAACATCACCAACATTGAGACGGTCTAGTCCACCTCGTTCCACAACACCAACCCCAGCTCTTTCGGGGCTTACTCTTCCAAAAGTTGGGGATGATGCTAAAAGGAAAAATGTCAGTCTGAGTGAAGAAGTTCTAAAATTAAAAGCTCAG GTTGAAGATCTTACTCGTAAAGCTCAACTTCGAGAAATTGAGATGGAAAAAACTGGCCAACAGTTGAAGGAGGCTCTGAAAGTAGCAGGGGAAGAAACCGTTAAATGCAAAGCAGCAAAGGAAGTAATTAAGTCGCTCACAGCCCAA TTAAAGGAAATGGCTGAAAGGTTACCAATTGGAACAGCAAGAAACATGGATACTCGTCCATTAGACTCTTCCAGTCCCACTCGTGAAGTTTCTACTACAGCCGTTGAGAAAACAAGCAGTACATTGAATTTCTCAGAACCATATTCAATTGTATCGAGCAGTGAGATAATTTCTGATGTGCCACAGGCCACTTCGAATCACACTGAAGTGGCACATTCAGAAGCAACAGCTAGGCATAAAAACAGAGGAGCAAAAGCTGAAACAGCACAAGGGGATGAATGGGTTGAGCAAGATGAGCCTGGTGTATATATTACCCTAGTTTCCTTGCCTGGAGGTGTCAAAGATCTCAAGCGTGTTCGCTTCAG TCGAAAGCGGTTCAGCGAGAAACAAGCAGAGCAGTGGTGGGCGGCAAATAAGGGTAGAGTATATCAGCAGTACAATGTTCCGGTGGTTGAAAAATCCAGTATTCCGACGGGGAGAGAAGGGTTAGCTCATTGA
- the LOC103438559 gene encoding two-component response regulator ORR9-like, whose amino-acid sequence MGLAAAEAHQFHVLAVDDSIIDRKLIERLLKTSSYQVTAVDSGSKALEFLGLHEQDDQSAADIPSLSPDNHHQEVEVNLIITDYCMPGMTGYDLLRKIKESNVLKDIPVVIMSSENEPSRINRCLEEGAEEFFLKPVQLSDVNKLRPHMLKGRSSMDMEDQPNFNKKGHETNTIS is encoded by the exons ATGGGTTTGGCAGCTGCAGAGGCTCATCAGTTTCATGTTCTTGCTGTTGATGACAGCATCATTGACAGAAAGTTGATTGAGAGACTTCTCAAGACTTCTTCTTATCAAG TTACTGCTGTTGATTCTGGAAGCAAAGCTTTGGAATTTTTGGGTTTGCATGAACAAGATGATCAGAGTGCTGCAGATATTCCCTCTCTTTCCCCAGATAATCATCACCAGGAGGTTGAAGTAAATTTGATCATTACAGATTACTGCATGCCAGGAATGACAGGTTATGATCTCCTCAGAAAGATTAAG GAATCTAATGTGCTTAAAGACATACCAGTTGTTATTATGTCCTCAGAGAATGAGCCATCAAGGATCAACAG ATGCTTGGAGGAAGGAGCAGAAGAGTTTTTTCTTAAACCAGTGCAATTATCCGATGTGAACAAGCTTCGACCTCACATGTTGAAGGGCAGAAGCAGTATGGACATGGAGGACCAACCCAACTTCAACAAGAAAGGGCATGAAACTAACACAATCAGTTGA